AAGTATCGTCTTCCATATACTTGGCTTTGCATGGGTCAGATCACTATCCGGCATAAAGCGAGTGTGTGCCATGAGAACCACCTCCTTTATAACGCCCATTATATATGAAAACTTGCATGAAACGTAGTCATTCTTGCTCGTACTGATCACGCAAATATTTCTGAAGGACGACAGCATGATTATATGTTTTATCCTTTGCTCCAAAGAGAAGGGTTATATTTTCTTTATAAGGCTTTATGTGTGTTAAAAAATCAATGATGCAATCTAATTTTGAAGGGTCCTCGTTTAATTCCTCTTCATATTTATTGGCAAATACATGAAACCGTTCAGGCTCATGGTTAAACCATTGGCGTAATTCGGGAGACGGCGCAACATCCCGACACCACTCATCAAATTGAAGCTCTTTTTTTGATAAACCTCTCGGCCAAAGCCTATCAAC
The DNA window shown above is from Salipaludibacillus agaradhaerens and carries:
- a CDS encoding DUF488 domain-containing protein; amino-acid sequence: MAIKIKRAYERPEEDDGKRILVDRLWPRGLSKKELQFDEWCRDVAPSPELRQWFNHEPERFHVFANKYEEELNEDPSKLDCIIDFLTHIKPYKENITLLFGAKDKTYNHAVVLQKYLRDQYEQE